One window of the Cryptomeria japonica chromosome 7, Sugi_1.0, whole genome shotgun sequence genome contains the following:
- the LOC131054115 gene encoding L-type lectin-domain containing receptor kinase IX.1-like — protein MANIHVLQVTRFLFCLFITCSAFCYVLFAGALSFDFPPRTAIHISEDASISEDVIQLTKSQLNDDMTWNHGWATFANIVPLWDISSQALASFSTNFQFSIARFDGNVGGDGLAFFLAPFDFVPSDAYAGKWLGLFRSETDGNLSNQIVAVEFDTFKNDWDPDDNHVGIDVNSIKSEETFSIKDGALYSGVKWEAWVDYNGTLAQLQVFLSQSPNNTSPSKPESPVLVYDIDLSWYLPQNVMVGLSASTGVFIETHELHFWKFSCQFSWDSLTPSPAPITYPNQTAQISNPNQTEMESPSSSHSGLKIISIVIGIVCAMVIIVFFVWKRRISARRGERCELGSIGEEKESDEELDKRLERAVQSVRKFSYAELRAATNNFSANQEIGRGGFGSVYRGTLCGTNEVVAVKRMNANSAEGKKEYASEVIMNGNLTHRNLVQLLGWCHRKEDRLLVYELLPNGSLDNYLFDNPKGDLDWDKRYIIALDIASGLVYLHQDRRDSVLHRDIKAGNVMLDSEFRAKLGDFGLARALKSEEEDYYTTNPAGTIGYMAPELVVTGKASRESDVFSFGALALEIACGKRPLNSSLAEHNYRLVEWVWHLHGENRIVDAVDEKLDNNFNREQMRRLMLLGLWCSHPNPNVRPSMKKVLHTLESGDGLPHIPHDYPRALPSKLASIPGLSVSSSSVNATTV, from the coding sequence ATGGCCAACATTCATGTACTACAGGTGACAAGATTCCTTTTCTGCTTGTTTATTACTTGTTCTGCTTTCTGTTACGTGTTATTTGCAGGAGCACTTAGTTTTGATTTTCCTCCCCGAACGGCTATCCATATTTCTGAAGATGCTTCCATTTCTGAGGACGTTATACAGCTTACCAAGAGTCAACTCAACGACGACATGACATGGAACCATGGCTGGGCAACTTTTGCTAACATTGTTCCTCTGTGGGACATTTCTTCTCAAGCTTTGGCAAGTTTCTCCACGAATTTCCAGTTCAGTATTGCCAGATTTGATGGTAATGTCGGCGGAGACGGACTCGCTTTCTTCCTCGCTCCGTTCGACTTTGTACCGTCCGATGCTTATGCGGGCAAATGGCTTGGGTTGTTCAGATCTGAAACAGATGGGAACTTATCGAATCAGATTGTTGCTGTGGAGTTCGACACATTCAAGAATGACTGGGATCCCGATGACAACCATGTGGGAATCGATGTCAACAGCATTAAATCCGAGGAAACATTTTCAATTAAAGATGGTGCTCTCTACAGCGGAGTAAAATGGGAAGCGTGGGTGGATTACAATGGTACATTGGCACAGCTTCAAGTATTTCTTTCACAGAGCCCAAACAATACTAGTCCATCTAAACCGGAAAGTCCGGTGTTGGTGTATGATATAGACCTGAGCTGGTACCTTCCCCAGAACGTCATGGTTGGCCTTTCGGCCTCCACGGGGGTCTTTATTGAGACTCACGAATTACACTTTTGGAAATTTTCATGTCAATTTTCATGGGACAGTTTAACCCCAAGCCCAGCCCCAATAACTTACCCAAACCAAACAGCCCAAATATCGAACCCAAACCAAACAGAAATGGAAAGCCCAAGCTCTAGCCATTCTGGGTTGAAAATTATTTCTATTGTTATTGGTATTGTTTGTGCTATGGTTATTATTGTTTTCTTTGTATGGAAACGCCGTATAAGTGCTAGAAGAGGCGAGCGTTGCGAACTCGGGAGCATTGGTGAGGAAAAGGAGAGCGATGAGGAGCTGGACAAAAGGCTTGAAAGGGCTGTTCAGTCTGTGCGGAAGTTTTCATATGCTGAGCTCAGGGCCGCTACTAACAACTTCAGTGCAAACCAAGAGATTGGACGTGGTGGCTTCGGAAGCGTTTATAGAGGCACTCTGTGTGGCACAAATGAAGTTGTAGCTGTGAAAAGGATGAATGCAAATTCCGCTGAAGGCAAGAAAGAGTACGCGTCAGAAGTGATTATGAACGGTAATCTCACACACCGTAATCTCGTTCAGCTTTTGGGATGGTGCCACCGAAAGGAGGATAGGCTTCTCGTCTATGAATTACTCCCAAATGGAAGTCTCGATAATTATCTTTTTGACAATCCGAAGGGTGATCTGGACTGGGATAAAAGATATATCATAGCCCTGGACATAGCTTCTGGTCTCGTTTATCTTCATCAGGATCGCCGGGACAGTGTTTTGCACAGGGATATCAAGGCAGGCAACGTGATGTTGGATTCAGAATTCAGAGCCAAGCTGGGGGATTTTGGTCTCGCGAGAGCGCTGAAATCTGAGGAGGAAGATTATTATACCACTAATCCAGCTGGTACAATTGGGTATATGGCACCGGAGTTAGTCGTAACGGGAAAAGCCAGTCGAGAATCAGACGTGTTCAGCTTTGGAGCACTCGCCCTTGAAATTGCATGTGGAAAGCGGCCGTTGAACAGTAGCTTAGCTGAACATAATTACAGACTGGTAGAATGGGTTTGGCACTTGCATGGAGAGAACAGAATAGTAGATGCAGTAGATGAAAAACTTGATAATAATTTCAATCGTGAGCAAATGAGACGGCTAATGTTGTTGGGCTTGTGGTGTTCTCATCCCAACCCGAATGTGAGACCAAGTATGAAAAAAGTACTGCACACGCTTGAAAGCGGAGATGGATTGCCTCATATTCCTCACGATTATCCACGGGCTCTTCCATCGAAATTAGCCAGTATTCCCGGGCTATCCGTAAGTTCTTCCAGTGTAAATGCAACAACAGTGTAA